The following are encoded together in the Lathyrus oleraceus cultivar Zhongwan6 chromosome 3, CAAS_Psat_ZW6_1.0, whole genome shotgun sequence genome:
- the LOC127125982 gene encoding uncharacterized protein LOC127125982: MTYAELLPELLRLGFVELRTMAPPTVLPPGYDANVRCDFHSGAPGHNIEKCRAFQHKVQDLIDSKAINFSPVPNVVNNPMPAHGAHRVNCIEGVESEDLVIRVDEIQTSLLVVKDRLLKAGVHPGCDENCLGCAESANGCDLLRAGIQGLMDQGRVQFGRADNRDHGAVSTVTIFFKPAEGRAPTTSDNPVTISAPVATNTPTTIVAPVRRAVDNNVVPWRYDNAYRSNRRAENRAKPSNQAPVTIYAPASKAPVVASPAVDNVGGPGGFTRSGRLFAPQQLRDANAEASAKAKGKQAVVDEVPAQANVPGGSFEKDVEEFMRIIKKSDYKIVDQLNQTPSKISILSLLLCSEAHRDALLKMLNMAYVPQEISVNQLEGVIANVSTRHGVGFTDLDLTPEGRNHNKALHITMECKGDVLSHVLVDTGSSLNMLPKQILKKIPVEGVVLTPSDLVVRAFDGSKRSVFGEITLPIRIGPEEFDIVFYVMDIQPAYSCLLGRPWIHAAGAVSSTLHQKLKYVWNGQIVTVCGEEDILVSHLSSFKYVEVDGEIHETLCQAFETVALEKVAYAEQKKPGASITSYKQAKEVVNSGKAEGWGKMVDLPVKEDKFGIGYEPLRAEQGAAGPSTFTSAGLMNHGDVFATEGEDVGSDCDLDCWVRPSAPGEVISNWTAEDIVQVTLHTE; the protein is encoded by the coding sequence atgacatatgctgagcttctgcctgagttgctcagattgggtttCGTGGAATTGAGAACGATGGCTCCGCCAACTGTTTTGCCACCCGGGTATGACGCCAATGTCCGGTGCGATTTCCATTCAGGGGCACCAGGGCATAATATAGAGAAGTGTCGGGCTTTTCAGCAtaaagtccaagatttgatcgattctaaggcgatcaacttctcccctgtgccgaatgttgtgaacaaccctatgcctgcgcatggtgctcATAGGGTAAACTGTATTGAAGGGGTTGAATCCGAAGATCTGGTGATCCGTGTggatgagattcagacttctctgtTGGTTGTCAAAGACCGTTTGCTAAAAGCTGGTGTTCATCCGGGTTGTGATGAaaattgtttgggctgtgcagagtCAGCTAATGGGTGTGATCTGTTAAGggctggtatccagggtttgatggatcaGGGTCGTGTTCAGTTTGGTAGGGCCGATAATAGAGAtcatggggcagtgtctactgtcactaTCTTCTTCAAACCAGCTGAAGGGCGTGCGCCTACAACAAGTGATAATCCAGTTACCATTTCTGCACCAGTCGCTACCAATACTCCGACAACAATCGTCGCTCCGGTTAGAAGAGCCGTGGACAATAATGTTGTGCCTTGGAGGTATGACAATGCCTACCGAAGCAACAGGAGGGCTGAAAACAGGGCCAAGCCTTCAAATCAAGCGCCCGTGACAATTTATGCACCTGCCAGTAAAGCTCCGGTCGTTGCGAGTCctgctgtggacaatgtgggtggACCAGGAGGCTTTACCCGCAGCGGacggctgtttgcgcctcaacagttgagggatgccaatgctgaggcatctgctaaggctaagggcaaacaggccgttGTTGATGAAGTCCCTGCTCAAgcgaatgtgcctggtggctcgtttgagaaggatgtggaggaattcatgaggataatcaaaaagagtgactacaagatcgtagatcagctcaatcaaactccctccaaaatctccattctttctctgctgttgtgctctgaggcacatagagacgccttgctgaagatgttaaatatggcgtatgtacctcaggagatttctgtcaatcaacttGAAGGTGTAATTGCTAATGTGAGTACCCGACACGgtgtggggttcacagatcttgatttgacacctgaggggcggaatcacaacaaggccttgcacatcactatggagtgcaagggggaTGTGCTGTCACATGTCTTGGTTGACACCGGTTCTTCGTTGAACATGCTGCCTAAGCAGATCTTGAAGAAGATACCGGTCGAAGGGGTTGTGCTGACGCCGAGTGACCTAGTcgttcgtgcatttgatggatccaagcgttccgtctttggtgaaatcactctgcctataaggataggtccggaggagtttgacattgtcttctatgtcatggacatccagcctgcttaTAGTTGTCTTCTGGGGcgtccatggatccatgcagcaggagcagtctcatcgactctccaccagaagctcaaatacgtctggaacggtcagattgtgaccgtgtgcggtgaagaggacatcctggtgagtcatctgtcctcatttaaatatgtcgaggtggatggcgagatccatgaaactttgtgccaggcgtttgagacagtggctcttgagaaggtggcctacgctgagcagaagaagccaggtgcttcaatcacttcttacaagcaAGCTAAGGAGGTGGTTAACTCTGGTAAGGCCGAGGGatggggcaagatggtggacttgcctgtcaaagaagacaaatttggcattggttatgagcctctccgagcagagcagggggcagcaggtccgagtaccttcaccagcgctgggctgatgaatcatggggatgtctttgctactgaggGTGAAGATGTCGGCAGTGATTGTGATCTTGACTGCTGGGTTCGCCCGAGtgcaccaggggaagtgatcagCAACTGGACGGcagaggatatagtccaagttactcttcatacagagtaa